DNA sequence from the Stenotrophomonas sp. 24(2023) genome:
TCGCATTCGTCGCGCAGCGTCGAATCGCCTTCGCCGGCGCCCAGCGCCGCACGGAACAGATCGGACAGGTCCAGCACGGCACGCTCGGCCACGGCCGGGTCGCGGTGCAGCAGGCTGGCGATCAGGTTCATGCTGTTGAACAGGAAGTGCGGGCGGATGCGTGCCTGCAGGGCATCGGCCTCGGCACGGGCATTGGCCTGCACCTGCGCCGCCCAGCGGTCGCTGACGTAGAAATAGCGCAGTGCCAGCGCGGTGATCAGCGCGGTGGTGGCCGCACTGCCGGAGGTGAAGCGCCAGAAGCTGATGCCCTGGGCAAAAGCGTCACCAAGCACCGCATACAGGGCGTGGATGATGCCTGCGCAGGCCACGGCGATGGTCGCGGCCACGACAATGGCCGCCACCGCCCCCAGTACCGGCGGCAGGCGCGAAAGCGGCTGGCGCAGCAGGCAGAGGCTGGCACTGACGGCCAGGGCCAGCCACAGTGCGAAACCACTGGCCGACAGCAGTTCGCCCACTGTCCAGTGACGGCTGCCATCCGGGGCCAGGGCCAGCAGCACGACCACCAGCTGGGCCATGCCCAGCATCGCCGCCAGCCGCGGCAGGCGGCACAGTTCCGGCATCCACGGCGGCGTGGCCGGCGCCATGGTTCAGGCCACGCGCAGGCGCTGCTGCAACCAGTCGCCCAGCGCCTGGATTTCCTCGGCGCAGACCTGGTGGGCCATCGGGTAGCTGTGCCACTGCACGTCCAGGCCTGCATCGCGCAGGGCCTGCGCGCTGTGCGCGCCCACCGCCTGCGGGATGACCGGATCACCGCTGCCGTGCGCCATGAACACCGGTGCGTCCACGGCGTCATCGGCACGCCGCGCGGTGTCCGCTTCGGGCAGGTAGGTGGACAGCGCGATCAGCCCGGCCAGCGGTGCGGTGCGCGTCAGGGCGGCGGTCAGGATGACTGCCCCGCCCTGCGAGAAACCGGCCAGGAAGATGTGGTCGGCGGCGACACCGCGCTCGACCTCACGCGCGATCAGCGCATCCAGTTCCGCCACCGAGGCGTGCACGCCGGCCATATCGGCACGGGAACGGAAATCCATGCCCACGATGTCGTACCAGCCGCGCATCGGCACGCCACCATTGATGGTGATCGGGCGCACCGACGCATGCGGGAAGACGAAGCGCAGCGCCGGCCAGTGCGGGCGCACCAGTTCCGGCACGATCGGCGCGAAATCATGGCCGTCCGCCCCCAGCCCGTGCAGCCAGATGATCGACCACTGCGGCGAAGCGCCGGTTTCCTGTTCCACGGTCTGCAGCATGTTGCGACTCCAAGGCATCTGGGCCGCATTATGCCGCCGGTGGCCGCCGATCAGTACAGCGGCGGCTTTTCGGCGGCCTCACGGCGCAGCTGGGCGGCACGCACCAGCACCGGCGGCGGCGTGTTCTCCTCAGGGATGTCCAGCAGGCCCCAGCGGTGCATCCAGCTGCCCGGGCCACGCGAGGAGGTCAGGGCGACCACGGGAATGGCCAGTACCATGCCGGCGATCACCGGCGACATCCATACGGCCAGCGGCGGCGACACCGCCCACGCCAGCGCCCCCATGAACGCGCCGAACACGCCCAGCCCGCCGTAGCTCCTGAGCAGCTGCCACCAGGAAATCTTGCCATCATCGCGCTGCTGCGCATCCCAGCCCGAATCACGCCCGGACAGCACTTCGGCCACGCCGCGCGACTGCACGTACATCACCACCGGTGCCATCAGTGCAGCCAGCACGGTTTCCACCAGCATGGCGATGAAGGCGCGGATGGCGCCGCCACAGCCGCGGCGATCCACCGGGTCCAGCAGCATGGCCAGGTAGCCCAGCACCTTCGGGGCCAGCAGCACGACCATCGTCGCGCCGAACAGGCGCACCACCTGCTCTTCGTCCTGCGAGCGCCAGTACACGCTGGGCGACAGGTGCAGCAGGGCGTTGAAGTCGATGCCATCCTGGAACAGCGGCACGGCGATGCCGATCAGCATCAGCATGGCCCACATCGGCGCGGTGAAATAATGGCCGATGCCGATCAGCATGTGGGTGCGGCTGATCCAGTGCAGGCCACGGCTGCCGACCACCTTGGCGTGCTGCAGGTTGCCCTGGCACCAGCGGCGGTCGCGCACCAGCAGGTCGGTCAGGGTCGGCGGGCCTTCCTCGTAGCTGCCCTTCAGGTACGGCACCATGTGCGCGGCCCAGCCGCCACGGCGCATCAGCGCCGCTTCCACGAAATCGTGGCTGAGCACGTGGCCACCGAAGGGCTTGCGGCCCGGCAGCGCCGGCAGGCCGGCCTGCTCGGCAAAGGCGCGGGTGCGGATGATGGCGTTGTGGCCCCAGTAGTTGCTTTCCGCGCCGTGCCACCAGGCCACCCCACGGGCGATCACCGGGCCATACACGCGGCCACCGAACTGCTGCATGCGCGAGAACAGGGTGCGTCCGCCGATCACCGCCGGCAGGGTCTGGATCAGGCCGACATCGGCGTTGTGTTCCATCCCGGCCACCAGGCGCACGATGCTGTCGCCGGTCATCAGGCTGTCCGCGTCCAGGATCAGCATCTGCGGGTAGGCGCCACCGAAGCGGCGCACCCAGTCGGCGATGTTGCCGGCCTTGCGGCCGCTGTTGTCGCCACGGCGGCGGTAGAACAGGCGGGCATGGCCATCGGGGACGGCATCGCGCAGTTCGGCGAACACGGCCTCCTCGGCGTGGGCGATGTCCTCGCGGCGGGTATCGCTGAGCACGAAGAAATCGAAACGGTCGAGCTGCCCGGTTTCGGCCACCGATTCGTAGATGGCACGCAGGCCGGCCAGCAGGCGGCGCGGGTCTTCGTTGTAGGTGGGCATCAGCAGCGCGGTGCGGCTGTGCACGACCGGCAACGGCATGTCCGGGTCGATGCCCAGCCGGTAGCCGCGATCGAACACCGCGGTCAGGAAGCCGGCCACGGCGCTGGCGAAGGACAGCGCGATCCAGGCGAACAGGCCGACGAACAGCACCAGCAGGCAGGCTTCCAGCACGCTGATCCCGTTGACCGACAGCACGCGCCACATCATCCGCGTGGCCACGGCGGTCATCGCCACGGTACCGCCGAGGATGTACAGCCGACGCAGGCCGATCATGCGCGGGGAAGTACGGTGCCGCTGTACGTGCAGGCTGCCCTCGCGCAGGGATTGCTCGGGCATCGCCAACGGTGATTCGGCCGGCAGCAGGGCCTGGCCTGCATCATGCCCGGCGATGGGGGTCTGGGTGGTCATCAGCTACACCGTCCGGCCCACGCAGAGGGCCGCCCTGGCCGCATCCCGCGCGTGGAAGCTCCTGGCGCGCCGTCCGGGCGCGCGTACTTGTCCTGGCTGCGCCGGCCCGGGGCCGCGTCGCAGTCGATGTCTGTCACTACCGGAACCCACGCGATCTCCAACGGGCGGATACGAAAAGGCGGCCCAGTCTAGGGGTCAGGATGTAAGCCGGGTGCGAAGGTATCGCCCGGTGTTTTCGCCCATTCAGCATACAGCAGGCCCGGCCCGCCGCCAGCGCCTGCCGGCACCGGACGTAACCGCCGGTACTGGCACGTAACAAACGAGAACGGTTATCATTACGTTAACCAGGCAGGTCCCGGCAACGCCGCGCGACCCACCCAGCCGCGCCGGTCCTGTACCGCGCGCCCGACGACCCAGGGAGGGGCGCGGCCTGGTGCCGCCTGCATGCCGCTTCCGCACGGGTCTTCCCCCTCTTACGGAAGTCATCATGCCTGCCAACCTCATTGCCCCCGTGCGCCCGCTGCGCACCCGCCTGGCCGCCGCCGTGGCCACCGCCTGCCTGCTGCCGCTGCCTGCACTGGCCGCCACCGCCGCCGACGCCTCGACCAAGGACCTGGACACCGTGGTGGTCACCGCCTCGGGCTACCAGCAGCTGATCAAGGATGCCCCGGCCAGCATCAGCGTCATCACCCGCGAAGACATCGAGCGCCAGCCGGTGCACGACCTGGCCACCCTGCTCAGCCGCGTGCCCGGCGTGACCGGTGGCCTCAGCGCGGTGGGCGAACAATCCAAGATCAAGCTGCGCGGCATGCCGTCCAACTACACGCTGGTACTGGTGGACGGCAAGCGCATGGGCAGTTCGGCCTCGACCAACTACCGCCCCGACCTGGGCCGGCAGGACCTGAACTGGATCGCGCCGGACCAGATCGAGCGCATCGAGGTGGTGCGCGGGCCGATGTCCTCGCTGTACGGCTCCGATGCGATGGGCGGGGTGATCAACATCATCACCAAGCGCATCGGCAAGCAGTGGGGCGGCAGCGCCACCCACAGCTACACCCGCCCGCAGGACGACAAGCGCGGTGACACCCAGCAGATCGGCGCGACCTTCTCCGGTCCGCTGGGCGAAACGGTGGGCCTGCGCATCGGCGCCAACAGCATGCGCCGCGATTCGGACAGTTCCAACGGCGGCGTTTCCGGCAATGCCTATGCCGGCGAAAAGGACCGCAACGTGGACGCGCTGCTGGAATGGCGGCCAAGCGAGCGACAGACGGTTTCGCTGGAAGCCGGCCACGGCGTGCAGCAGGCCTTCGCCAGCCAGGCGCTGGAACGGGAGGGCGACGGCGCCTGGGGCGCCAGTGAACTCAAGCGCACCTCGCTGGGCCTGGCCCACGATGGCAGCTGGG
Encoded proteins:
- a CDS encoding dienelactone hydrolase family protein, translating into MLQTVEQETGASPQWSIIWLHGLGADGHDFAPIVPELVRPHWPALRFVFPHASVRPITINGGVPMRGWYDIVGMDFRSRADMAGVHASVAELDALIAREVERGVAADHIFLAGFSQGGAVILTAALTRTAPLAGLIALSTYLPEADTARRADDAVDAPVFMAHGSGDPVIPQAVGAHSAQALRDAGLDVQWHSYPMAHQVCAEEIQALGDWLQQRLRVA
- a CDS encoding sensor histidine kinase gives rise to the protein MAPATPPWMPELCRLPRLAAMLGMAQLVVVLLALAPDGSRHWTVGELLSASGFALWLALAVSASLCLLRQPLSRLPPVLGAVAAIVVAATIAVACAGIIHALYAVLGDAFAQGISFWRFTSGSAATTALITALALRYFYVSDRWAAQVQANARAEADALQARIRPHFLFNSMNLIASLLHRDPAVAERAVLDLSDLFRAALGAGEGDSTLRDECELAERYLSIESLRLGERLQVRWQRDEPLPWEQPLPRLVLQPLVENAVLHGISRLPEGGTIELVLRCQGDMLVVEVRNPAPDPQAPGLRLGRGAGHAQRSIGHRLSWRFGTAARMTAGWSGGYYACQVTVPIQQGGRA
- the mdoH gene encoding glucans biosynthesis glucosyltransferase MdoH codes for the protein MTTQTPIAGHDAGQALLPAESPLAMPEQSLREGSLHVQRHRTSPRMIGLRRLYILGGTVAMTAVATRMMWRVLSVNGISVLEACLLVLFVGLFAWIALSFASAVAGFLTAVFDRGYRLGIDPDMPLPVVHSRTALLMPTYNEDPRRLLAGLRAIYESVAETGQLDRFDFFVLSDTRREDIAHAEEAVFAELRDAVPDGHARLFYRRRGDNSGRKAGNIADWVRRFGGAYPQMLILDADSLMTGDSIVRLVAGMEHNADVGLIQTLPAVIGGRTLFSRMQQFGGRVYGPVIARGVAWWHGAESNYWGHNAIIRTRAFAEQAGLPALPGRKPFGGHVLSHDFVEAALMRRGGWAAHMVPYLKGSYEEGPPTLTDLLVRDRRWCQGNLQHAKVVGSRGLHWISRTHMLIGIGHYFTAPMWAMLMLIGIAVPLFQDGIDFNALLHLSPSVYWRSQDEEQVVRLFGATMVVLLAPKVLGYLAMLLDPVDRRGCGGAIRAFIAMLVETVLAALMAPVVMYVQSRGVAEVLSGRDSGWDAQQRDDGKISWWQLLRSYGGLGVFGAFMGALAWAVSPPLAVWMSPVIAGMVLAIPVVALTSSRGPGSWMHRWGLLDIPEENTPPPVLVRAAQLRREAAEKPPLY